In Stutzerimonas stutzeri, a genomic segment contains:
- the cobO gene encoding cob(I)yrinic acid a,c-diamide adenosyltransferase — protein sequence MEGRDERHKARMQRKKAVIDAKIAEAQDEYGLLLVHTGNGKGKSSSAFGMVARALGHGIKVGVVQFIKGAASTGEETFFRRFPDEVRYHVMGEGFTWETQDRQRDIAKAREAWTVAAELLADPGIGLVVLDELNIALKYGYLDLDPVLADIESRPMPQHVVVTGRGAPPGLIEAADTVTEMSLVKHAFKAGVKAQKGVEF from the coding sequence ATGGAAGGGCGCGACGAGCGACACAAAGCGCGGATGCAGCGCAAGAAGGCGGTTATCGACGCGAAAATCGCCGAGGCGCAGGACGAGTACGGCCTGTTGCTGGTGCACACCGGCAACGGCAAGGGCAAAAGCAGCTCGGCCTTCGGCATGGTCGCCCGTGCGCTCGGCCACGGCATCAAGGTCGGGGTGGTGCAGTTCATCAAGGGCGCTGCGAGCACTGGTGAGGAAACCTTCTTTCGGCGCTTTCCTGACGAGGTCCGCTATCACGTGATGGGTGAAGGCTTTACCTGGGAAACCCAGGATCGCCAGCGCGACATCGCCAAGGCACGTGAAGCCTGGACGGTGGCGGCCGAGTTGTTGGCCGATCCGGGCATTGGATTGGTGGTGCTCGACGAGCTGAACATCGCGCTGAAATACGGGTATCTCGACCTCGACCCCGTGCTCGCTGATATCGAATCGCGACCGATGCCGCAGCACGTGGTGGTTACTGGACGAGGCGCGCCGCCAGGGTTGATTGAAGCGGCCGACACCGTAACGGAAATGAGTCTGGTCAAACATGCCTTCAAGGCCGGGGTGAAGGCGCAGAAAGGGGTGGAGTTCTGA
- the btuB gene encoding TonB-dependent vitamin B12 receptor encodes MRSPLSLAVVLLGLPTYVLAESSAALHLDQQLITASRTGGSPVSIASSSVITRDEIERQQATNVPELLQRLAGVSITSNGGRGKSTSVSIRGTSDKHVLVLIDGVRIGSATSGSAALQSIPVEQIERIEIVRGPRSSLYGSEAMGGVIQIFTRRGGADGVKPYFSVGAGSRSSYSGSAGVAGGHGNGWFNLGVASESTDGINARAYRSTAPNAFEPDADGYRELSALLRAGYRLDNGLELDGSWLQSENHSDFDSRSSSGASGRDAYSDGSLQAISGRARFSPLAFWDVTLQAAHSEDLSDNFQDGNFFSRFDTRRDSLSWQNDLRLGEAQVLSLGMDYQTDRIDSSGDYAEDSRYNKGYFIQYQAAFGRHGVQAGLRRDDDEFFGSHDTGSLGYSFDLSDALTLTAAYGTAYRAPTFNDLYYPASASTAGNPDVQPEESESYEIGVRGSHGWGEWSVNAYENQIEDLIVWAGSSPMRPENVDVARIRGIETTVATVLAGWNVAANLTFMDPQDRSKANHGHLLQRRAKRQFNLDLDRQFGAIGLGASLYAASERFDKVSNVEDSRMPGYALMDLRGEYRIDEAWRLQAKLANLFDREYETTQTYEQPGRAVYFTVRYQAL; translated from the coding sequence ATGCGAAGTCCCCTCTCCCTGGCAGTCGTCCTGCTGGGCCTCCCTACCTATGTACTTGCCGAGTCTAGCGCTGCCTTGCACCTGGACCAGCAATTGATCACCGCCAGCCGCACCGGTGGTTCGCCGGTGTCCATTGCGTCCAGCAGTGTCATCACTCGCGACGAAATCGAACGCCAGCAAGCCACGAACGTGCCGGAGTTGCTGCAGCGTCTGGCCGGAGTCAGCATCACCAGCAATGGCGGTCGCGGCAAAAGCACCTCGGTGTCCATTCGCGGCACCAGCGACAAACATGTACTGGTACTGATCGACGGCGTCCGGATCGGTTCGGCCACCTCCGGTAGCGCCGCATTGCAAAGCATTCCGGTGGAGCAGATCGAGCGCATCGAGATCGTGCGTGGGCCGCGTTCCAGCCTGTACGGTTCGGAGGCGATGGGCGGCGTGATCCAGATATTCACCCGCCGCGGCGGTGCCGATGGTGTCAAACCATACTTCTCAGTGGGCGCCGGTTCGCGTTCGAGCTATAGCGGATCGGCCGGCGTGGCCGGCGGCCATGGCAATGGCTGGTTCAACCTCGGCGTGGCCAGCGAGTCCACTGATGGCATCAATGCCCGCGCCTACCGCAGCACTGCGCCCAATGCTTTTGAGCCGGACGCTGACGGCTATCGTGAACTGTCCGCTCTGCTGCGTGCGGGCTATCGCCTCGACAACGGTCTGGAACTCGACGGCAGTTGGCTGCAGAGCGAGAACCACAGCGACTTCGACAGTCGTTCAAGCAGCGGTGCCAGCGGTCGCGACGCCTATAGCGACGGCTCCCTGCAAGCGATCAGCGGCCGCGCGCGCTTCTCACCGTTGGCCTTCTGGGACGTCACTCTGCAAGCGGCGCATAGCGAGGACCTGAGCGACAACTTCCAGGACGGCAACTTCTTTTCGCGCTTCGACACTCGCCGCGACAGCCTGAGCTGGCAGAACGACCTGCGTCTCGGCGAGGCGCAGGTGCTGAGCCTCGGCATGGACTACCAGACGGACCGCATCGACAGCAGCGGCGACTATGCTGAGGACAGCCGCTACAACAAAGGCTATTTCATCCAGTATCAGGCCGCTTTCGGTCGTCATGGCGTGCAGGCCGGCCTGCGCCGCGACGATGACGAATTTTTCGGATCGCACGATACCGGCAGCCTGGGCTACAGCTTCGACCTGAGCGACGCGCTGACGCTAACCGCCGCCTACGGGACGGCCTATCGCGCGCCGACCTTCAACGACCTGTACTACCCGGCCAGCGCGTCTACTGCCGGCAACCCGGACGTGCAACCGGAAGAGTCGGAAAGCTACGAGATCGGCGTCCGCGGCAGCCACGGCTGGGGCGAGTGGAGCGTCAACGCCTATGAAAACCAGATCGAGGATTTGATCGTCTGGGCGGGCAGCAGCCCGATGCGTCCGGAGAATGTCGATGTGGCGCGCATCCGTGGTATCGAAACCACCGTCGCCACCGTGCTGGCCGGCTGGAACGTGGCCGCCAACCTGACCTTCATGGATCCACAGGACCGCAGCAAGGCCAACCATGGCCACTTGCTGCAGCGCCGCGCCAAGCGCCAGTTCAACCTGGATCTGGATCGCCAATTCGGCGCCATCGGCCTGGGCGCTTCGTTGTATGCGGCGAGCGAGCGCTTCGACAAGGTAAGCAATGTCGAAGATTCCCGCATGCCCGGCTACGCACTGATGGACTTGCGCGGCGAATACCGCATCGACGAGGCCTGGCGCCTGCAGGCCAAGCTGGCGAACTTGTTCGACCGCGAATACGAAACGACACAAACCTACGAGCAGCCCGGCCGCGCGGTGTACTTCACCGTCCGCTACCAGGCCCTGTGA
- a CDS encoding metallophosphoesterase family protein: MTTIVQISDTHFGTEQPAVVQAMEEHVREHRADLLIFSGDITQRARAEQFAAAQAFVQRLHGHGIAETLVIPGNHDIPLYNIFARFLTPYRNYRRHFGDDLEPTFEDDEVLIIGLNTTHPRRHKDGLVTEEQVLAVTQRLKRTDPNKLRIVVAHQPFGAMVLSDLSNLQHNADDALHRWADEGLDLVMGGHIHLPYVLPLSKQYPGLSREIWMVQAGTTLSSRVRGTSPNSFNRLKLHPGTDKKACVERWDLLDDCFVLGSHFNLHW, from the coding sequence ATGACGACCATCGTGCAGATCTCTGACACCCATTTCGGCACTGAGCAACCGGCCGTGGTACAGGCCATGGAAGAACATGTGCGCGAGCACCGCGCCGACCTGTTGATCTTTTCGGGCGATATTACCCAGCGCGCCAGAGCCGAGCAGTTTGCTGCGGCACAAGCATTCGTCCAGCGATTGCACGGTCATGGCATAGCCGAAACGCTTGTAATCCCAGGCAATCACGATATCCCGCTGTACAACATCTTTGCGCGCTTCCTGACACCTTACCGAAACTACCGCCGACACTTCGGGGACGATCTTGAGCCCACGTTCGAAGATGACGAAGTGTTGATAATCGGGCTCAACACCACGCATCCGCGGCGGCACAAGGATGGGTTGGTCACCGAAGAGCAGGTTCTAGCAGTCACGCAGCGGCTCAAGCGGACCGACCCGAACAAGCTGCGCATCGTGGTCGCGCACCAGCCATTCGGTGCGATGGTCCTGAGCGATCTGAGCAATCTGCAGCATAACGCTGATGATGCGTTGCATCGCTGGGCTGACGAGGGACTGGACCTGGTAATGGGCGGGCATATCCATCTGCCCTACGTATTGCCGTTATCCAAGCAGTACCCCGGACTTTCGCGGGAGATATGGATGGTGCAGGCCGGCACTACGCTGTCGTCGCGGGTCCGCGGCACCTCACCGAACTCCTTCAACCGCCTGAAGCTCCATCCCGGCACTGACAAGAAAGCCTGTGTCGAGCGCTGGGATTTGCTGGATGACTGCTTCGTGCTGGGTTCGCACTTCAATCTGCACTGGTAG